From Proteiniborus sp. MB09-C3, the proteins below share one genomic window:
- a CDS encoding YigZ family protein gives MLMKYRTIHSFGSDEIIITKSRFIGYAKPISSEEEAIDFIQEIKSRHRDATHNVYAYVYGENNNIQRYSDDGEPSGTAGIPVLEVIKKEDLRNVAVVVTRYFGGTKLGAGGLVRAYTKGAKIGLEAGLIVDKVLFKKIKVRIDYTLYGKVENELLRFEYIISDVIYDDAVNIIVLCETENVNNLINFLTELTSSRMACEELEEEYYSVKDNNIVK, from the coding sequence ATGCTTATGAAGTACAGAACAATACATAGTTTTGGAAGTGATGAGATAATAATAACTAAGTCAAGATTTATTGGCTATGCAAAGCCTATTTCAAGCGAAGAAGAAGCTATAGATTTTATACAGGAAATAAAATCAAGACATAGAGATGCTACGCACAATGTTTATGCATATGTATATGGAGAAAACAACAATATACAAAGATATAGCGACGATGGCGAGCCTAGTGGAACGGCTGGTATCCCTGTATTAGAGGTAATAAAAAAAGAAGATTTAAGAAATGTAGCTGTAGTAGTTACAAGATATTTTGGAGGAACAAAGCTTGGAGCAGGGGGATTAGTGAGAGCCTATACAAAGGGGGCTAAAATAGGTCTTGAGGCAGGTCTTATAGTTGATAAGGTATTATTTAAGAAGATAAAGGTAAGGATTGACTATACTCTTTATGGGAAAGTAGAAAATGAATTATTAAGATTTGAATACATTATTAGTGACGTAATCTATGACGATGCGGTAAACATAATAGTATTATGCGAAACTGAAAACGTTAATAATTTAATTAATTTTCTTACGGAATTGACAAGTTCTAGGATGGCTTGTGAAGAGCTTGAAGAGGAATATTATTCTGTGAAGGATAACAATATTGTAAAGTAA
- a CDS encoding CoA-binding protein, which translates to MENRERLKREMLDKKVWAVVGATAKKDKFGYKVWRKLVQHGYEVYPVNQNYEDIHGQKCYKSLEELPKKPDVINFIIPSAAILDMLPRAKKLGVDYLWCQPGAANGEVVLEAESLGFNIAYNVCVLVELGE; encoded by the coding sequence GTGGAGAATCGTGAAAGACTAAAAAGAGAAATGCTCGATAAAAAAGTATGGGCAGTAGTTGGAGCCACTGCCAAAAAAGATAAATTTGGATATAAGGTATGGAGAAAACTAGTGCAGCATGGGTACGAGGTTTATCCAGTAAATCAAAATTATGAAGATATTCATGGACAAAAATGCTATAAATCATTAGAAGAGCTTCCTAAGAAACCAGATGTCATAAATTTTATAATACCTTCTGCTGCTATTCTTGATATGCTTCCTAGGGCTAAGAAATTGGGAGTAGATTATTTATGGTGCCAGCCAGGTGCAGCAAACGGAGAGGTGGTACTAGAAGCAGAGAGCTTAGGCTTTAATATTGCATATAATGTGTGTGTTCTAGTCGAATTAGGTGAGTAA
- a CDS encoding sulfite exporter TauE/SafE family protein has protein sequence MKLFLIGFLSGIISGMGIGGGTILIPGLIIFSNLNQHQAQGINLAVFIPIATVALITHSRKKNIDLSTAAPIIFTGLIGAFIGSSIAVKMTPSFLRKVFAAFLFIMGAYETFGKKKK, from the coding sequence ATGAAATTGTTCTTAATAGGTTTTTTGTCAGGAATAATAAGTGGCATGGGAATAGGCGGAGGAACAATTTTAATTCCAGGGTTAATAATATTTTCAAATCTAAATCAGCATCAAGCACAAGGGATCAATCTCGCTGTATTTATACCTATTGCTACTGTTGCCCTAATAACTCATTCTAGAAAAAAGAATATTGATCTAAGCACTGCCGCACCAATAATATTTACAGGATTAATAGGAGCATTTATTGGCTCATCTATTGCAGTAAAAATGACTCCTTCTTTCTTAAGAAAGGTATTTGCAGCCTTTCTATTTATTATGGGAGCATATGAAACCTTTGGAAAGAAAAAAAAATAG
- a CDS encoding sulfite exporter TauE/SafE family protein: MDNKKSKIKLLLIGLIIGLVNGLFGSGGGTIAVPALVLMLGLDQHKAHATAISIIFPLSLISSFLYFRHGVLNLKIAAIVTLGGIIGSYIGARNLTKVPSNILRKVFGIFMIIAAIRMVMI; this comes from the coding sequence ATGGACAATAAAAAAAGCAAAATAAAATTATTATTAATTGGCCTTATAATAGGATTAGTAAACGGGCTTTTTGGTTCTGGTGGTGGAACAATCGCTGTACCAGCCTTAGTTCTTATGCTCGGCTTAGATCAGCATAAGGCCCATGCTACAGCTATTAGTATTATATTCCCACTATCTCTTATTAGTTCTTTTTTATATTTTAGGCATGGTGTACTAAATTTAAAGATTGCAGCAATAGTAACTTTAGGAGGAATTATAGGTAGTTATATCGGTGCGAGAAATCTAACAAAAGTGCCAAGTAATATTCTCAGAAAGGTATTTGGGATTTTTATGATAATAGCAGCTATAAGGATGGTTATGATATGA
- the cysK gene encoding cysteine synthase A — MKVVNSIVELIGETPVVKLNRITDDNCADVLVKLEYFNPGSSVKDRIALNMIEKAEVEGKLKSDSIIIEPTSGNTGIGLAMVGASKGYKVVLVMPDTMTVERRNLLKAYGAELVLTPGEKGMKGAIEKAQEMVKENDKYFIPQQFENPHNPAKHLETTGIEILKQVDGIIDAFVAGVGTGGTITGVGKVLKEKLENVKIIAVEPDNSPVLSGGSPSPHKIQGIGAGFIPEILDIKIIDEIERVKDEDAIAMTKRLAREEGLLLGISSGAAIFAAVKKARELGKGKRVVVIAPDSGERYLSTGIFE, encoded by the coding sequence ATGAAGGTTGTCAATAGTATTGTAGAGCTAATTGGAGAGACACCGGTGGTTAAACTAAATAGGATAACTGATGATAACTGTGCTGATGTACTTGTAAAGCTTGAGTACTTTAACCCAGGCAGCAGTGTAAAGGACAGAATTGCTTTAAATATGATAGAAAAAGCTGAAGTAGAAGGTAAATTAAAGTCAGATTCCATTATAATTGAACCAACAAGTGGCAACACAGGAATTGGATTAGCCATGGTAGGTGCTTCAAAGGGGTATAAGGTTGTATTAGTAATGCCTGATACTATGACTGTGGAAAGAAGAAACCTGCTAAAAGCCTACGGCGCTGAACTTGTTTTAACTCCAGGAGAAAAAGGGATGAAAGGTGCAATAGAGAAAGCACAGGAAATGGTTAAAGAAAATGATAAATATTTTATACCTCAGCAATTTGAAAATCCGCATAATCCTGCAAAACATTTGGAAACTACAGGAATTGAGATTTTAAAGCAAGTGGATGGAATAATTGATGCTTTTGTTGCAGGTGTTGGTACAGGAGGAACAATAACAGGCGTAGGAAAAGTATTAAAGGAAAAATTAGAAAATGTAAAGATAATTGCAGTTGAACCTGATAATTCACCGGTTTTATCAGGAGGAAGCCCTAGTCCCCACAAGATTCAAGGTATAGGGGCTGGTTTCATACCTGAAATCCTTGACATAAAGATAATAGATGAGATAGAGAGAGTAAAAGATGAGGATGCAATAGCAATGACTAAAAGATTAGCAAGGGAGGAAGGATTGCTTTTAGGGATATCTTCAGGTGCAGCCATATTTGCTGCTGTTAAAAAGGCTAGAGAATTAGGAAAAGGTAAAAGAGTAGTTGTAATAGCTCCAGACAGTGGAGAAAGATATCTTAGCACAGGTATCTTCGAATAA
- the nadE gene encoding NAD(+) synthase yields the protein MSNIQNLCDDIVRWIRDRVEESGSKGLVFGLSGGIDSAVVAALAKKAFPDGALGIIMPCHSNPEDEEHARLIADALNLETKKVDLSSIYDLFLSKLEKTDNILALSNIKPRFRMTTLYYYAQVKRYLVAGTSNKSEYTVGYFTKHGDSGVDILPIVDLLKEEVFELARYLNIPDIVINKPPTAGLWENQTDENEMGFSYKELDGYIKTGEASDNIKDRIETMYKRSEHKRRFPLMYTRKE from the coding sequence ATGAGCAATATACAAAATCTATGCGATGATATTGTCAGATGGATAAGGGATAGAGTAGAAGAATCAGGATCAAAGGGTTTAGTTTTCGGACTTAGTGGAGGAATTGATTCAGCTGTTGTGGCAGCGTTAGCGAAAAAAGCATTCCCAGATGGCGCTTTAGGTATTATCATGCCCTGTCATAGCAATCCTGAAGATGAGGAGCATGCAAGGCTCATTGCCGATGCTCTAAACCTGGAAACAAAAAAAGTTGACTTAAGCAGTATATATGATCTGTTTTTAAGTAAATTGGAGAAAACTGATAATATTTTAGCTTTATCTAATATTAAACCTAGATTCAGAATGACTACACTTTATTATTATGCACAGGTAAAAAGATATTTAGTGGCCGGAACAAGTAATAAAAGTGAGTATACAGTTGGATATTTTACTAAGCATGGCGATAGTGGTGTTGATATATTGCCAATAGTTGACCTTTTAAAGGAAGAAGTATTTGAATTAGCTAGATATTTAAACATTCCTGATATAGTTATTAACAAACCACCAACTGCTGGATTATGGGAAAATCAAACTGATGAAAACGAAATGGGATTTAGTTATAAAGAATTGGATGGTTATATTAAAACTGGAGAAGCCAGCGACAATATAAAAGATAGAATTGAAACAATGTATAAAAGAAGTGAACATAAAAGAAGATTTCCTCTTATGTATACTAGGAAAGAGTAA